The following coding sequences lie in one Nycticebus coucang isolate mNycCou1 chromosome 18, mNycCou1.pri, whole genome shotgun sequence genomic window:
- the CDK5R1 gene encoding cyclin-dependent kinase 5 activator 1 has translation MGTVLSLSPSYRKATLFEDGAATVGHYTAVQNSKNAKDKNLKRHSIISVLPWKRIVAVSAKKKNSKKVQPNSSYQNNITHLNNENLKKSLSCANLSTFAQPPPAQPPAPPASQLSGSQTGVSSVKKAPHPAVTSAGTPKRVIVQASTSELLRCLGEFLCRRCYRLKHLSPTDPVLWLRSVDRSLLLQGWQDQGFITPANVVFLYMLCRDVISSEVGSDHELQAVLLTCLYLSYSYMGNEISYPLKPFLVESCKEAFWDRCLSVINLMSSKMLQINADPHYFTQVFSDLKNESGQEDKKRLLLGLDR, from the coding sequence ATGGGCACGGTGCTATCCCTGTCCCCCAGCTACCGGAAGGCCACGCTCTTTGAGGATGGCGCGGCCACGGTGGGCCACTACACGGCCGTGCAGAACAGCAAGAACGCCAAGGACAAGAACCTGAAGCGGCACTCCATCATCTCCGTGCTCCCTTGGAAGAGGATCGTGGCCGTGTCGGCCAAGAAGAAGAACTCCAAGAAGGTGCAGCCCAACAGCAGTTATCAGAACAACATCACGCACCTCAACAATGAGAACCTGAAGAAGTCACTGTCGTGCGCCAACCTGTCCACATTCGCCCAGCCTCCACCGGCCCAGCCGCCCGCACCCCCAGCCAGCCAGCTGTCTGGGTCCCAGACTGGGGTCTCCTCTGTCAAGAAGGCCCCACACCCTGCCGTCACCTCCGCAGGGACGCCCAAACGGGTCATCGTCCAGGCGTCCACCAGCGAGCTGCTGCGCTGCCTGGGTGAGTTTCTCTGCCGCCGGTGCTACCGCTTGAAGCACCTGTCCCCCACGGACCCCGTGCTCTGGCTGCGCAGTGTGGACCGCTCGCTACTTCTGCAGGGCTGGCAGGACCAGGGCTTCATCACGCCGGCCAACGTGGTCTTCCTCTACATGCTCTGCAGGGATGTTATCTCCTCTGAAGTGGGCTCGGACCATGAGCTGCAGGCAGTCCTGCTCACCTGCTTGTACCTCTCCTACTCCTACATGGGCAACGAGATCTCTTACCCACTCAAGCCCTTCCTGGTGGAGAGCTGCAAGGAGGCCTTTTGGGACCGTTGCCTCTCTGTCATCAACCTCATGAGCTCCAAGATGCTGCAGATCAATGCCGACCCACACTACTTCACACAGGTGTTCTCTGACCTGAAGAATGAGAGTGGCCAGGAGGACAAGAAGCGGCTCCTCCTAGGGCTCGATCGGTGA